A section of the Bryobacteraceae bacterium genome encodes:
- a CDS encoding carboxymethylenebutenolidase, whose translation MSDENLKDHEKSLFPEPEPTARRGFLVTSLTAGFALAVQPVSAQTITTDTEGLEAGEVKIPAEGGLMPAYRAMPQKGANRPVVLVVHEIFGVHEYIKDVCRRLAKAGYLAVAPDLYARQGRVDNLQSFDEIRKVVSRVPDAQVMADLDAAAAWAANNGGSGEKLAVTGFCWGGRIVWLYAAHQPRLRAGAAWYGQLVSRQPSELQPKAPIDVVRELKAPVLGLYGEADQGIPVETVERMRQALRDAGKPGEIILYPQAPHGFHADYRPSYRKEAAEDGWKRMLAWFRQHGVG comes from the coding sequence ATGTCAGACGAGAATCTGAAAGACCACGAAAAAAGCCTGTTCCCGGAGCCCGAACCGACGGCCCGGCGCGGCTTCCTTGTCACCAGCCTGACCGCCGGTTTCGCGCTGGCCGTCCAGCCCGTTTCCGCGCAGACCATCACCACCGACACCGAGGGCCTGGAGGCCGGCGAAGTGAAAATCCCGGCCGAAGGAGGGCTGATGCCGGCCTACCGCGCCATGCCGCAGAAGGGCGCCAACCGGCCCGTCGTGCTCGTCGTGCACGAGATCTTCGGCGTGCACGAATACATCAAGGACGTCTGCCGGCGGCTGGCCAAGGCGGGCTACCTGGCCGTGGCGCCGGACCTGTACGCCAGACAGGGCCGTGTCGACAATCTTCAGAGCTTCGACGAGATCCGCAAGGTCGTCAGCCGCGTCCCCGACGCGCAGGTGATGGCGGACCTGGACGCTGCCGCCGCCTGGGCGGCCAACAACGGCGGCAGCGGGGAAAAGCTCGCGGTGACGGGGTTCTGTTGGGGCGGCCGCATCGTGTGGTTGTATGCGGCGCACCAGCCCAGGCTCCGGGCGGGCGCCGCCTGGTACGGCCAGCTCGTTTCACGGCAGCCTTCGGAACTCCAGCCGAAGGCGCCCATCGATGTCGTCAGGGAATTGAAAGCGCCGGTCCTCGGCCTGTACGGTGAAGCCGACCAGGGCATTCCCGTGGAAACCGTCGAACGCATGCGGCAGGCGCTGCGGGATGCGGGCAAGCCGGGCGAGATCATTCTGTATCCCCAGGCCCCGCACGGTTTCCACGCCGACTACCGCCCAAGCTACCGCAAGGAGGCGGCCGAGGACGGCTGGAAACGGATGCTCGCATGGTTCAGACAACACGGCGTCGGCTGA
- a CDS encoding peptidase S8 → MPRSSRPFDPSRLKPSLIDLALQDRLETAAHPDPFSVLLELRHGANAADLLRLVPAAARIGAESRGLFVARLTKGEILDLARRGREVLYRIWLNHPVRALSSLATIQADAALAGFGAAGQGIVWAVADSGVAPHAHFDQHRNLELPAGVEHRDFTGGGSPLTDEFGHGTHVAGIIAGCAPAGAQAPPGTETARLRGVAPEAKIVSLKVLGADGAGEVSSILAALDYVQQVNDHGRRLLIHGVNLSLGYEFDPEWFACGASPLCREIDRLVMSGVSVVVAAGNSGYGWQNSMHTGVTAGCLDLTINDPGNAELAITVGSTHRERPHTYGVSYFSSKGPTGDGRMKPDLVAPGERIVSCAAPAKAPAGTDWRLAYVEDSGTSMAAPHVSGAVAAFLSVRREFIGRPLDVKEIFLASATDLRRAANFQGRGLVNLFRALQLR, encoded by the coding sequence GTGCCGCGGAGCAGCCGCCCTTTCGATCCTTCCCGACTGAAGCCTTCGCTGATTGATCTGGCTCTCCAGGACCGGCTGGAAACGGCCGCGCATCCTGATCCCTTCAGTGTGCTGCTGGAGCTGCGCCACGGCGCCAATGCGGCGGACCTCCTCCGCCTGGTTCCAGCGGCCGCGCGGATTGGGGCCGAGTCACGCGGGCTGTTCGTGGCGCGGCTGACGAAGGGAGAGATCCTGGACCTGGCGCGGCGAGGCCGGGAGGTGCTGTACCGGATCTGGCTGAACCATCCGGTGCGGGCGCTTTCCTCGCTGGCGACGATCCAGGCCGATGCCGCGCTGGCTGGCTTTGGCGCGGCGGGCCAGGGCATCGTGTGGGCGGTGGCAGATTCTGGCGTCGCGCCCCACGCGCACTTTGATCAGCACCGCAATCTCGAACTGCCCGCGGGCGTCGAGCATAGGGACTTCACCGGTGGCGGGTCGCCGCTGACGGATGAATTCGGCCACGGGACCCATGTGGCCGGCATCATCGCCGGATGCGCGCCGGCCGGAGCACAGGCGCCGCCGGGCACGGAAACGGCACGGCTGCGCGGTGTGGCACCGGAGGCGAAGATCGTCTCGCTGAAGGTGCTGGGCGCCGACGGGGCGGGCGAAGTCTCGAGCATTCTGGCGGCGCTCGACTACGTGCAGCAGGTGAATGACCACGGCCGGCGGCTGCTGATCCACGGCGTGAACCTCTCGCTCGGCTACGAGTTCGACCCGGAGTGGTTTGCCTGCGGGGCGTCGCCGCTGTGCCGGGAGATCGACCGGCTGGTGATGTCGGGCGTGTCGGTGGTGGTGGCGGCGGGCAATTCGGGCTATGGATGGCAGAACTCGATGCATACGGGCGTCACTGCGGGCTGTCTGGACCTGACGATCAATGACCCTGGCAACGCCGAGCTGGCGATCACGGTGGGCTCGACACACCGCGAGCGGCCGCACACCTACGGCGTGTCGTACTTTTCGTCGAAGGGGCCGACAGGGGACGGGCGGATGAAGCCGGACCTGGTGGCGCCGGGCGAACGGATCGTAAGCTGCGCGGCGCCGGCGAAGGCGCCTGCGGGAACGGACTGGCGCCTGGCGTACGTGGAGGACTCGGGCACGTCGATGGCGGCGCCGCATGTTTCCGGCGCGGTGGCGGCGTTTCTTTCCGTGCGGCGGGAATTCATCGGACGTCCGCTGGACGTAAAGGAGATTTTTCTGGCCTCCGCCACCGATCTGCGGCGGGCGGCCAATTTCCAGGGGCGCGGACTGGTGAATCTGTTCCGCGCCCTGCAACTGAGGTAA
- the cpx gene encoding cytochrome-c peroxidase, whose amino-acid sequence MTGKWILPIAILFLAPAVVAVDIPESRLRMFKPLPPAADSQKNPITPEKIELGRMLYYETRLSKSHKFSCNSCHKLDQYGVDNEPTSEGHKGQRGDRNSPTVYNAALHFAQFWDGRAADVEEQAKGPILNPVEMAMPHEKVVIATLKSMPEYVAMFRKAFPQDRDPVTYENMAKAIGAFERRLMTPSRWDRFLQGDKAALNDAEKAGFLKFVDTGCATCHMGVCIGGTMYQKLGLVEPYPGLKDEGRAKVTRREEDRYFFKVPGLRNVEKTWPYFHDGSVETLNEAVRLMARYELGKDLSPADVTGIVTWLKTLTGEIPADFIRPPKLPPSTAKTPKPTESD is encoded by the coding sequence ATGACTGGCAAGTGGATCCTGCCGATCGCCATTCTTTTTCTTGCACCGGCCGTAGTCGCGGTGGACATTCCCGAGAGCCGGCTGAGAATGTTCAAGCCGCTCCCGCCGGCGGCCGACAGCCAGAAGAATCCGATTACGCCCGAAAAGATCGAACTCGGGCGAATGCTGTATTACGAAACCCGCCTTTCGAAAAGCCACAAATTTTCCTGCAACAGTTGCCACAAACTGGACCAGTACGGCGTGGACAATGAACCGACCAGCGAAGGGCACAAAGGGCAGCGCGGCGACCGCAATTCGCCGACGGTTTACAACGCCGCGCTCCATTTTGCGCAGTTCTGGGACGGACGGGCCGCCGACGTGGAGGAGCAGGCCAAGGGCCCGATCCTGAACCCGGTGGAGATGGCGATGCCGCATGAGAAGGTGGTGATCGCAACACTGAAATCGATGCCGGAATATGTGGCGATGTTCCGGAAGGCATTTCCGCAGGACAGGGATCCGGTCACATACGAGAATATGGCGAAGGCGATTGGCGCGTTCGAGCGCCGGCTGATGACTCCTTCCCGGTGGGACCGGTTCCTGCAAGGGGACAAGGCGGCGCTGAATGACGCCGAGAAGGCGGGGTTCCTGAAGTTTGTCGACACGGGATGCGCCACCTGCCACATGGGCGTGTGCATCGGCGGAACCATGTATCAGAAGCTGGGGCTGGTGGAGCCGTATCCGGGACTGAAGGACGAGGGGCGCGCCAAGGTCACCAGGCGCGAAGAGGACAGGTATTTCTTCAAGGTGCCGGGCCTGCGGAACGTGGAGAAGACGTGGCCGTATTTCCACGACGGGTCAGTAGAAACGCTGAACGAGGCCGTCCGGCTGATGGCCCGCTACGAGCTGGGGAAGGACCTGTCGCCTGCCGATGTGACAGGCATCGTCACCTGGCTGAAGACGCTGACGGGCGAGATTCCGGCGGATTTCATCCGCCCGCCGAAACTTCCGCCTTCCACGGCGAAGACGCCGAAGCCTACGGAGAGCGACTGA
- a CDS encoding xylose isomerase, which produces MNRRDFLTAAAALPAAPAVAQPADNLPKKARLRPALCAYSFRQELESKAKTYEDLVRACVDWDVDGLDMTVYWVPSTSPAWLHSLRRLAYRCGVQIYSIAIRTELTRAGQKERDAEVENIRRWVDAASAVGAGHIRVFGGYLRNGVTEEQAVPWVVECLQRGAEIAGAHGVILGLENHGGITARAERILEIVRKVNSPWVGINLDTGNFQQDPWHQMEMCVPYAVNVQVKSEMTYEDGRRGPQDWDRVVKLVAAGGYKGYLSLEYEAKEPAAAAVPRLLGELRGLCRKYSG; this is translated from the coding sequence ATGAACCGACGCGATTTTCTCACCGCCGCGGCGGCGTTGCCGGCCGCGCCGGCCGTTGCCCAGCCCGCAGACAACCTGCCGAAGAAGGCGCGCCTGAGGCCCGCGCTGTGTGCCTATTCGTTCCGCCAGGAGCTCGAATCGAAAGCGAAGACCTACGAGGACCTCGTGCGGGCCTGCGTGGATTGGGACGTCGACGGGCTCGACATGACCGTCTACTGGGTGCCGTCAACCAGTCCGGCATGGCTTCATTCGCTGCGGCGGCTGGCCTACCGCTGCGGCGTGCAGATCTACTCCATTGCGATCCGCACCGAGCTGACCCGCGCCGGACAAAAGGAGCGGGATGCCGAGGTGGAAAACATCCGCCGCTGGGTGGACGCGGCCTCGGCCGTGGGAGCGGGTCACATCCGTGTGTTTGGCGGCTATCTGCGCAACGGCGTCACCGAAGAGCAGGCCGTGCCGTGGGTGGTGGAGTGCCTTCAGCGCGGGGCGGAGATCGCCGGGGCGCACGGGGTGATTCTCGGACTGGAAAATCACGGCGGAATTACGGCGCGGGCGGAGCGAATTCTGGAAATCGTCAGGAAAGTGAATTCGCCGTGGGTCGGCATCAACCTCGATACCGGCAATTTCCAGCAGGACCCGTGGCATCAGATGGAGATGTGCGTGCCATACGCGGTGAACGTTCAGGTCAAGTCCGAGATGACTTACGAGGACGGCCGGCGCGGGCCGCAGGACTGGGACCGGGTGGTGAAGCTGGTGGCCGCCGGTGGCTACAAGGGCTATCTCTCGCTCGAATACGAGGCCAAGGAGCCCGCCGCGGCGGCGGTGCCGCGGCTGCTGGGCGAGCTCCGCGGCCTGTGCCGGAAGTATTCGGGCTGA
- a CDS encoding NADH-dependent dehydrogenase, translated as MSTWTRRHFFQGATMALAATRVIGANDRIRIGVVGIGGRGRDHIQSFLQIPQAQITGLCDVNQAARERGQAILAKAGAPKAEEYVDMRKMFDSKDVDAVSIATPNHWHALATIWACRAGKDVYCEKPASHNIYEAYKMIEVARETRRMVQIGSQSRSTPHKIRAIQELQNGIIGPLYMAKGLCFKRRRSIGKTPPEPVPPGLDWDLFLGPAPMRPYTKNRFAYNWHWFWDTGNGDIGNQGIHEMDLCRWALGDIGLPQTAVSTGGKLVYDDDQETPNTQYASFSYGPKQITFEVRGLLTGPEGGQPVGTYPVGNLYFGSEGWMWLDERGYQVYKGEKNELAADVKAERGKNTTVLHMENFLHACRTRNHKDLTADIEIGATSVILVHMANISYRVGRVLHWDDRARNFGADAEANALISRNYRAPYVVS; from the coding sequence ATGAGCACATGGACGCGACGGCATTTCTTCCAGGGAGCGACGATGGCGCTGGCGGCGACGCGCGTCATCGGCGCCAATGACAGGATCCGCATCGGCGTGGTGGGCATCGGCGGCCGCGGGCGCGATCACATCCAGTCGTTCCTCCAGATCCCGCAGGCGCAGATCACCGGACTGTGCGATGTGAACCAGGCGGCGCGCGAGCGCGGCCAGGCGATCCTGGCCAAGGCGGGCGCGCCGAAGGCAGAAGAGTATGTCGACATGAGGAAGATGTTCGACAGCAAAGACGTCGACGCCGTATCGATCGCCACGCCGAATCACTGGCACGCGCTGGCCACGATCTGGGCCTGCCGCGCCGGCAAGGATGTCTACTGTGAGAAGCCGGCGAGCCACAACATTTACGAGGCGTACAAGATGATCGAGGTGGCGCGCGAGACCAGGCGGATGGTGCAGATCGGCTCGCAGAGCCGCTCGACGCCCCACAAGATCCGCGCCATTCAGGAGCTCCAGAACGGCATCATCGGGCCGCTGTACATGGCCAAGGGCCTGTGCTTCAAGCGGCGGCGCTCGATCGGCAAGACGCCGCCGGAGCCGGTGCCGCCCGGACTGGACTGGGACCTGTTCCTGGGACCTGCGCCCATGCGGCCGTACACGAAGAACCGCTTCGCCTACAACTGGCACTGGTTCTGGGACACCGGCAACGGCGACATCGGCAACCAGGGCATCCACGAGATGGACCTGTGCCGGTGGGCGCTTGGGGACATCGGCCTGCCGCAGACGGCCGTCTCCACCGGCGGCAAGCTTGTCTACGACGACGACCAGGAGACGCCGAACACGCAGTATGCAAGCTTCTCCTACGGGCCGAAGCAGATCACCTTTGAAGTGCGCGGGCTGCTCACCGGCCCCGAGGGCGGCCAGCCGGTGGGGACGTATCCGGTGGGCAACCTGTATTTCGGCAGCGAAGGCTGGATGTGGCTGGACGAGCGCGGTTATCAGGTCTACAAGGGCGAGAAGAACGAACTGGCAGCCGATGTGAAGGCCGAGCGCGGCAAGAACACGACGGTGCTTCACATGGAGAATTTCCTGCATGCCTGCCGCACGCGGAACCACAAGGACCTGACCGCGGACATCGAGATCGGGGCGACGAGCGTGATCCTGGTGCACATGGCCAACATCAGCTATCGCGTGGGCCGTGTGCTGCACTGGGACGACCGCGCGCGGAACTTCGGCGCGGACGCCGAGGCCAACGCGCTCATTTCGCGCAACTACCGTGCGCCTTACGTGGTGAGCTGA
- a CDS encoding putative isomerase, with translation MVAARYIEDMAELTLYQVDAFARRVFEGNPAAVVPLDDLLPDALMQAIAAENNLSETAFFIRSGDGYKLRWFTPETEVDLCGHATLASAFVIFEFLEPQLARVLFDTRSGPLAVERRQDLLAMDFPARPPERVEPCPGLVEALGGRPVEIWASRDYMVVYSSEREVRALRPDMARLAQADRFAVIATAPAETEGYDFVSRFFAPAQGVPEDPVTGSAHCTLAPYWAQRLGRSALRARQVSARGGDLFCEWKGDRVEIAGSAVLYLRGTIRV, from the coding sequence GTGGTTGCCGCCCGCTACATTGAAGATATGGCCGAACTTACCCTGTACCAGGTGGACGCTTTCGCGCGCCGCGTCTTCGAGGGCAATCCTGCGGCGGTCGTGCCGCTCGACGACCTGTTGCCCGATGCGCTCATGCAGGCCATCGCGGCCGAAAACAACCTCTCCGAGACGGCCTTCTTCATCCGCAGCGGGGACGGGTACAAGCTCCGCTGGTTCACTCCCGAGACGGAAGTCGACCTCTGCGGCCACGCCACGCTGGCCTCGGCGTTCGTCATCTTTGAGTTCCTCGAGCCGCAACTCGCGCGGGTCCTGTTTGATACCCGCAGCGGGCCGCTCGCCGTGGAACGGCGTCAGGATCTGCTGGCCATGGACTTCCCGGCGCGCCCGCCGGAGCGCGTCGAGCCTTGCCCGGGGCTCGTCGAGGCGCTCGGCGGCCGCCCGGTGGAAATCTGGGCCTCGCGCGACTATATGGTGGTCTATTCCAGCGAGCGCGAGGTCCGCGCGCTGCGGCCGGACATGGCGCGCCTCGCGCAGGCAGACCGCTTCGCCGTCATCGCCACCGCGCCCGCCGAAACAGAAGGCTACGATTTTGTTTCGCGCTTCTTCGCCCCCGCCCAGGGCGTGCCCGAAGACCCGGTCACCGGCTCCGCCCACTGCACGCTCGCTCCTTACTGGGCGCAGCGGCTCGGCCGCTCCGCCCTCCGCGCCCGTCAGGTCTCCGCGCGCGGCGGCGACCTCTTCTGCGAGTGGAAGGGAGACCGGGTCGAAATCGCCGGCAGCGCGGTTCTCTATCTCAGGGGAACCATCCGCGTCTGA
- a CDS encoding VOC family protein, giving the protein MIRGIEHTAIATPDPAGLAQWYVETLGFTINYRGSTAVFAKAPDGTMIEFIPAEGERGPNAMKSPGLRHLALTVDDFEAAYAALQRKGVHFLGEPTESKGNKVVFFADPEGNILHLLQRAVPLP; this is encoded by the coding sequence ATGATTCGCGGCATCGAGCATACGGCCATTGCCACGCCAGACCCGGCAGGGCTGGCCCAGTGGTATGTGGAGACGCTGGGCTTTACGATCAACTACCGCGGGTCGACGGCGGTGTTTGCCAAGGCGCCCGACGGGACGATGATCGAATTCATTCCGGCCGAGGGCGAGCGCGGGCCGAACGCAATGAAGTCGCCGGGCCTGCGGCATCTGGCGCTGACGGTGGACGACTTCGAGGCTGCCTACGCGGCGCTCCAGCGCAAGGGGGTCCATTTCCTGGGCGAGCCCACGGAAAGCAAGGGCAACAAGGTGGTCTTCTTCGCCGACCCGGAGGGCAACATCCTGCATCTGCTCCAGCGCGCCGTGCCGCTGCCCTGA
- a CDS encoding cytochrome c codes for MRWMVTFLLAGSVSAQAPELRERAAQAARELGQVLMELLSQEMARGGYEGAARACSETAHTVTEEFARERGLEIRRVSLKARNPKDQPDEWETARLQEWEKAHKPGQPPEEIFEIVEEDGRRFARYMKPIVVQPMCLGCHGPREKLSEPVRAVLEERYPRDRATGYKAGDLRGAFSVTMRVEQR; via the coding sequence ATGCGATGGATGGTGACGTTCCTGCTTGCCGGATCCGTGTCGGCACAGGCGCCGGAGCTCAGGGAACGGGCCGCGCAGGCGGCCCGCGAACTGGGCCAGGTGCTGATGGAGCTGCTCTCGCAGGAGATGGCGCGGGGCGGTTATGAGGGTGCGGCGCGGGCCTGTTCGGAGACAGCGCACACGGTGACGGAAGAGTTCGCCCGCGAGCGCGGGCTGGAGATCCGCCGCGTGAGCCTGAAGGCGCGCAATCCCAAGGACCAGCCGGACGAATGGGAAACCGCGCGCCTGCAGGAGTGGGAGAAGGCTCATAAACCCGGGCAGCCACCGGAGGAGATCTTCGAGATCGTCGAGGAAGACGGGCGGCGGTTTGCGCGCTACATGAAGCCCATCGTGGTGCAGCCGATGTGCCTGGGCTGCCACGGCCCGCGGGAGAAGCTGTCCGAGCCGGTGCGGGCCGTTCTGGAAGAACGCTACCCGCGCGACCGCGCCACCGGTTACAAGGCTGGCGACCTGCGCGGCGCGTTCTCGGTGACGATGCGGGTTGAACAACGGTAG
- a CDS encoding dehydrogenase, with product MSKLKVAVIGAGFMGKTHVENLRRLGFVEVAAVAGVSQEEADRFAKAYNIPKATGNYKEILADPEIAGVHICTPNALHAPIAKAALNAGKHVLCEKPLALSAAEAKEMLELAEKKKLHHATNHNLRYYPAVQQARAMVAHGDLGEILVVQGTYSQDWLLYDTDFNWRILKKHNGPLRVMGDIGSHWMDMIQHVTGLSITALCADLKIVHKTRKQPKVAVETFAGKTLKPEDYDEVKIDTEDFGMALLHLGDTCRGAFTVSQVSAGCKNRFEWMICGTKASVAWNQERPDELWIGRRNEPNQIIIKDGSLFYPEAAAYADYPGGHSEGYDDSHKQLFRRFWSRVLDPSLPVEYPTFADGLRGMQLLEAVLESHKKRAWVKCAPARTGRK from the coding sequence ATGAGCAAGCTGAAGGTAGCAGTGATCGGCGCCGGCTTCATGGGAAAGACCCATGTCGAGAATCTCCGCCGGCTCGGGTTCGTGGAAGTGGCCGCCGTCGCCGGCGTCTCGCAGGAGGAGGCGGACCGCTTCGCCAAGGCCTACAACATCCCGAAAGCCACGGGAAATTACAAAGAAATCCTCGCCGACCCGGAAATTGCGGGCGTTCATATCTGCACTCCGAACGCGCTGCACGCGCCGATTGCCAAGGCGGCATTGAACGCGGGCAAGCACGTGCTGTGCGAAAAGCCGCTGGCGCTTTCCGCCGCGGAAGCGAAGGAAATGCTCGAGCTGGCGGAGAAGAAGAAGCTGCATCACGCCACCAATCACAACCTGCGTTATTACCCGGCCGTGCAGCAGGCGCGGGCGATGGTGGCGCACGGCGATCTTGGTGAAATCCTGGTAGTACAGGGCACATATTCGCAGGACTGGCTGCTTTATGACACTGATTTCAACTGGCGCATCCTGAAAAAACACAACGGCCCGCTGCGGGTGATGGGCGACATCGGCTCGCACTGGATGGACATGATCCAGCACGTCACCGGGCTTTCGATCACGGCGCTGTGCGCGGACCTCAAGATCGTGCACAAGACGCGCAAGCAGCCGAAGGTGGCGGTGGAGACGTTCGCCGGCAAGACGCTGAAGCCGGAGGACTATGACGAGGTGAAGATCGACACCGAGGATTTCGGCATGGCCCTGCTGCATCTGGGCGACACCTGCCGGGGCGCGTTCACGGTGAGCCAGGTGTCGGCCGGCTGCAAGAACCGCTTTGAGTGGATGATCTGCGGGACCAAGGCGAGCGTGGCGTGGAACCAGGAGCGGCCTGACGAGCTGTGGATCGGGCGCCGCAACGAGCCCAACCAGATCATCATCAAGGACGGCAGCCTTTTCTATCCGGAGGCGGCCGCCTACGCCGACTATCCTGGCGGACACAGCGAAGGCTACGACGACAGCCACAAGCAGCTTTTCCGGCGCTTCTGGTCGCGAGTGCTGGATCCCTCGCTGCCGGTCGAATATCCGACGTTCGCCGACGGCCTGCGCGGCATGCAGTTGCTGGAGGCGGTGCTTGAGTCGCACAAGAAGCGCGCGTGGGTGAAGTGCGCGCCGGCCCGGACAGGCCGCAAATAG